GAGACCCTGTTGCGGATGTGAAAGTTGTTGTTAGTGTGGCATCTGTGAAACCGGCGGAAGGGGCCGTGTGAACGACAAGCTCTCCCTCGCGGATGCTGCAGCTGCGGCATCCGCGGAATGCGGCTGCGCTCCCAGCGCCGCCGAAAGCCGCGCCTTCTGGAAGAACGGCAGTCTCAGCCGACGCGGCGCGCTCGGTCTCGGCGCTCTCAGCGTCGTCGCGCTCAGCGCGTTCGGCGTCACCTCCAGCGTCTCCGCCGCCTACGCCGCGAACTACCCGAGCTGGGACGACGTGCAGCGCGCGATGGCCAGCGAGTCGGCCAAGGCGGCAGAGGTCACCCGCATCCAGGGCCTGATCGACGGACTCACGCAGCGCGTGGCCGAGACGCAGGCTGCCGCCGAGGTTGCGACCAACGAGTTCTACGAGGCCCAGCAGGCGTTCTTCGACGCCGCCATGAAGGCCGACCAGCTGCAGGCGCAGGCCGACGCGCAGGCCGCACTCGCCGACGAGTCCACTCGCAAAGCCGCGCAGGTCGCCGCGCAGCTCTACCGCAACGGCGGCGACGACACCGCGCTCGAGCTGTTCTTCACGGGCTCCGCCGACAACGCCGACGAGCTGCTGTCGCGCCTCGGCTCGATGGACAAGCTCTTCGAGTACAACCAGTCGGTCTACGACAAGGCCGTCAAGGCGCGCGACTCGGCGCAGTCGCTCAGCGACCAGGCCGTGGTCGCCCGCAACGAGCGTGACCGCCTGCAGCAGATCGCCGAGCAGAAGATGGTCGAGGCGCAGGCCGCCGCGGACGCCGCACAGGCCGCCCTCGACGAGCAGACTGCGAACCTCGCCACCATGCAGGCGCAGCTCGCCGCCCTCAAAGACGCCACGGCCACCACGGTCGCCGGCTACCAGGAGGGTGTGCGCGTCGCCGAGGAGGAGCGCCGTCGCCGGGAGGCGGCAGAGGCGGCAGCGAACGCGGGCGGCAACAGCGGCGGCGGAGGAACCCCGGGAACCGGCGGGGGGGTGCGCCCGCACGGCGGCCACCGCAGCTCCGGATACGGCGCGCGTCCCGCTCCGTGCCGCGGATGCTCCACGTTCCACTACGGCGTCGACCTCGCGAACGGCTGCGGCGCAGCGATCTACGCCGCCCACTCCGGCACCATCGACTACGCGGCCCGCAACGGCGGCTACGGCAACTACATCCGCATCCAGCACGGCGGCGGCGTCGGCACCGGCTACGGGCACATCCGCGACGGAGGCTTCGCGGTCCGCCGCGGCCAGTGGGTCGAAGCCGGTCAGGTCATCGCGTATGCGGGCAACACCGGCAACTCCGCCGGCTGTCACCTGCACTTCGAGGTCTACATCAACGGCCGCACGGTCAACCCGATCGAGTTCATGGCGCAGCACGGCGTCTCGGTCTGATTCCGAGGCACCGCAGCCCCACCGCACGCGAAGACCCCCGGCCCGCTCAGCGGAACCGGGGGTCTCGTGCGTCGGATGCGGGTCAGTGGCCCTGCTCGGCGAAGCGGGCGATGGCCTCGTCGAGGATGCGCTGCGCCTCAGCGGCGCCGGCCCACTCGTCGACCTTGACCCACTTGTTGGGCTCGAGGTCCTTGTAGTGCTCGAAGAAGTGCGCGATCTCGCTCTTCGTGTGCTCCGGGATGTCGTCGATGTCGTGGATGTGCGCCCAGCGCGGGTCCTTCGACAGCACGGCGACCAGCTTGTCGTCGCCGCCGGCCTCGTCGCTCATGCGCAGCACCGCGACAGGACGGACGTTCACGACGACGCCCGGGTAGATCGGGTGGTCGAGCAGCACCAGCACGTCGAGCGGGTCGCCGTCCTCGCCGAGCGTGTTGTCGAAGTAGCCGTAGTCGGCCGGGTAGCCGAACGTCGTGTAGAGCACACGGTCGAGGTGGACTCGTCCGGTCTCGTGGTCGACTTCGTACTTCACGCGGCTGCCGCGCGGGATCTCGATGACGGCGTCGTGTGCGCCCATGCGTGTGCTCCTCAGAATGACGGTTGGATGCCGCGCACTAGCCTACTCGGGGCGTCCACCGGTCGTGTCTTCGCCCTGTCGCGGCGCCAGGCGCGTGAGAAGACGGTCGATGAGCGTCGACAGCGCTCCCGTGAACACGAGGACGAGCAGCGCCAGGTACCCCTGCGGGCCGACGGCCACAGCGATCGCGAGCGCGACGGCGAACAGGACGATCGCGGAGATGTCCGCCGCGGCTCCGTGCCGGATGCGCGCGGGCGCCGCCGTGGTGAGCTCCGGATGCCGCAGCAGATGCACGCGGGCCGCGAGCGACGTGACCTGCGTGAGGATGAGTGTGCCGATGTACAGCACCTGCTGCAGCGGATCGGTGTCCATCTGGCCGACCATCGCGGTCGGGACCGGCAACCACACGATCGTGGCGAGCCAGGCGATGTTCCACCAGAGCAGCGCACGAGTCATCGCGGTCACCTCGTCGTACTGTCTGTGGTGACCCATCCAGAAGTTCGCGATGAGCAGGAAGCTGAGCGCGAAGCTGAACAGCTGCCCGGCGTGCTCCTGCAAGAACTCCAGCGTGTCGATCCGAGCCGATGCCGCCTCCCCGACGGACTCCATGAGGGGGAGGATCAGGAGCGTCATCGCGATCGCCACGACCGCATCGACGAACGCCTTGAACCGCTCCGTCTTGTAGGACTGGGTGCTGGTGCGATCTGCCACGGCGCCAGACTAGTCCCCGCATCCCCCAGGCTGCGCCGCACGCGCTCACGCGGCGGTGCCCTAGCGTGGAGATGTGCCGTCGCTCTCACCTGCCGTCGCCGAGGTCCGTCTCGCCGTGCGCACCGCCCTCGCAGACCTGCCCGAAGGATCGACCGTCGTCGTCGCCCTCTCGGGCGGTCCTGACTCCCTCGCTCTCGCCGCCGCCACGGCGTTCGAGGCGCCTAAGCTCAGGCTGCGGGCGGCCTCGCTCACCGTCGACCACGGACTGCAGGACGGATCGGATGCCGTCGCCCAGCGTGCCGCGAAGACCGCTGCCGGGCTCGGGCTCGACGCGCTCGTGGTGCGGGTCGACGTCGGCACGGACGGCGGACCGGAGGCTGCGGCACGCGACGCCCGCTACAGCGTGCTCCGCGATGCGGCATCCGATGTGCACGCCGCGGCCGTCCTTCTGGGCCACACGCTCGACGACCAGGCCGAGACCGTGCTGCTCGGTTTGGCCAGGGGATCGGGTGCCGCGAGTCTGCAGGGCATGGCTCCCGCGCGGCGCGACGACGACGACGGCCTGCGCTGGGTGCGACCGCTGCTGGGCGTGCGGCGGGCGACCACCCGTGCGTTCTGCGAGGCGTCGGGCCTCGAGGTGTGGGACGACCCGCACAACGTCGAGCCCCGCTTCGCGCGCGTCAGGGTCCGCGAGCGGGTGCTCCCGGTGCTGGAGGCGGAGCTGGGGCCGGGGATCGCCGAGGCTCTCGCCCGCACGGCCGAGCAGCTGCGCGAGGACGCCGAAGCGTTCGACGAGATGATCCACGAGACCATCGAGGACATCGTCGAGCACGCCGAGGCCGGGATCTCGGTGAGCGCGGCCGCCCTCGCCGCTAACCCGGCCGCGCTCCGCAACCGCATCATCCGGCTCGTGGTCGACAGCGAGTTCGGCGTGAGCCTCACACGTGCGCAGACGGTCGAAGTGGCGCGCCTGGTCACGGACTGGTCGGGGCAGGGCCCCATCGACCTGCCCGGATGCTCGGCGTCGCGCATCGGCGGACGCATCGTCTTCACGGCGTCCGCGCGCTGATCCGCCCCGCCTTCGGGCGATCATGCGCAAGGTACGGTGCCGGTTCTTCCGGATGCCTTGTGCCGTGTCAGAACCGCTCGTGCTCGACGTGGCGCAGCTGCGGGATCAGGCGCACGGCTGACGCGGTGCTCGCCGCACGCGACGGCCCCCCGCATCCTGGGCCGGTTCTGACCAGGATGGGGGGCGCCGTCGTGCAGTGGGGGCGTTACCTCTTGCCGCCGAGCAGGCCGCCGAGGATGTCGCCGATTCCGCCACCGGAACCGCCGTTCCCACCGCCCAGAAGGCCACCGAGGATGTCACCAAGGCCGCCGCCGGAGCTGGACCCGCCGCCGTTCCCGCCGCCGAGCAGGCCGCCGATGATGTCGCCGATGCCACCGCCCGATGAGTCGGCCGACTCCTTCTTGTTCTTGTTCGCGTTCGCGATGAGTCCCATGATGATCGGCGCGAGGATGGGCAGGAGCTTGCCGAAGTCGATACCAGCCGTCTCCTTCGACGTCGTGAGCTTCTCGGTGACGTGCTTCTGGTCGGCACCGAGGATGTGCGACACGATCTTGCCGCCGTCCTCCTGATCGACGTCGTCGACGCGCGACGCGCCGGTCGTGCCCTCGTGCTTCCTCAGCGCGTTCTCGATCGCGGACGACCCTTCAGCCGTCGACGCGTTCTTGGCCAGCCCGCCCAGGAGCACGGCGCCGCCCTGCTCCACGGCAGCCTTGGCGACGTCACGCGAGACGCCGAGCTTCTCGGCGATGTCGTCGATGGGGACCTGGCTGAGGATGTCGTCGAGGGCCATGGGGTTCCTTCCGTTCGCGGCGCATGCGCCTCCTTCCGCACACAGTACTGCCGAAGAGGTGGCCGACGACATCCTCGGGGCCGACACATCGCCGCGCGTCGCCGTCTGACCGGATGCCGTGTGCCGCGGCATCCGGTCGTGTCGCCTAAAATCGATCCATGCGCGCCGCGGACATCCAGGACGACCTTGCCCAGATCCTCGTCACGGAGGAGGAGATCCGCGCCAAGCTCGATGAGCTCGCCGCGCAGGTCGCGGCCGACTACGAGGGCAAGGACCTGCTCCTCGTCGGTGTCCTCAAGGGCGCCATCATGGTGATGGCCGACTTCGCGCGGGCACTGCCGTTCCACGCACCCATGGACTGGATGGCGGTGTCGAGCTACGGGGCCAGCACGAAGTCCAGCGGTGTCGTGCAGATCCGCAAAGACCTCGACACCGACCTGCACGGCAAGCACGTGCTGATCGTCGAGGACATCATCGACTCCGGCCTCACACTGAGCTGGCTGCTGGAGAACTTCGAGTCCCGAGGCGCCGAGTCCATCGAAGTGCTGGCGCTCCTGCGCAAGCCTGAGGCGGCGAAGGTCGAAATCGACTGCAAGTACGTCGGGTTCGACATCCCCACGGAGTTCGTCGTCGGCTACGGCCTCGACTACGCGGAGCGTTACCGCAATCTGCGCGATGTCGCGGTGCTCGCCCCGCACGTGTACTCCTGATCCGTCGCCGAACCCTCTCCTGGGCCCGAACGCACGCGTGCCGTCGCCCGCTACGCCGTGGGTGAACGCACAGCAGCCACCAAGCGCTCCCGCGATACGCTGATCCGACCATGGACGTGAAGAAGCTCACCCGGAATCCGCTGATCTACGTGGCCCTGATCGGTCTGCTGCTGTTCGGCGGCTTCCTGCTGATCTCCACCCTCGGCGCGCCCAAGCAGATCACCACGCAGGAGGGCCTGAAGCTCCTCGCCGGCCAGACGGTGACCGAGGTCGTGAACACCGACGGCGATCAGCGCGTCGACATGACCCTCTCCAAGCCCTACGAGGGTGCCGAGGCCGTGCAGTTCTACTACGTCGAAGCCCGCGCCGCCGACGTCGTGAAGGCGATTGACGAGGCGAACCCCAAGGAGGGTTTCAACGACGCCGTGCCGCGCGCGACCTGGTTCGACGGCTTCCTCTCGCTGCTGCTTCCGATGCTGTTGCTGGGCCTGCTGTTCTGGTGGCTGCTCTCGTCGATGCAGGGCGGCGGCGGCAAGGTCATGCAGTTCGGCAAGTCCAAGGCCAAGCTCGTCAACAAGGAGACGCCGACCGTCACGTTCGCCGACGTCGCCGGCGCCGACGAAGCGATCGAGGAGCTCCACGAGATCAAGGAGTTCCTGCAGGACCCGGCGAAGTTCCAGGCGATCGGCGCACGCATCCCGAAGGGTGTGCTGCTGTACGGCCCTCCGGGAACCGGCAAGACGCTCCTCGCCCGCGCCGTCGCAGGCGAGGCGGGCGCCCCCTTCTACTCGATCTCCGGTTCCGACTTCGTCGAGATGTTCGTCGGCGTCGGCGCCTCCCGTGTGCGCGACCTGTTCAACCAGGCCAAGGAGAACGCCCCGGCGATCATCTTCATCGACGAGATCGACGCCGTCGGCCGTCACCGTGGCGCCGGACTCGGCGGCGGCAACGACGAGCGCGAGCAGACCCTCAACCAGATGCTCGTCGAGATGGACGGCTTCGACCCGAACGCGAACGTCATCGTGATCGCGGCGACCAACCGTCCCGACATCCTCGACCCGGCTCTGCTGCGCCCCGGCCGCTTCGACCGCCAGATCGGCGTCGACGCCCCCGACCTCAAGGGTCGCCAGCGCATCCTCGAGGTGCACGCCAAGGGCAAGCCCCTCTCGAAGAGCGTCGACCTCGAGGTCGTCGCCCGCAAGACCCCCGGGTTCACGGGCGCCGATCTCGCGAACGTGCTCAACGAGGCCGCGCTGCTCACCGCGCGCTCCAACGCGCAGCTCATCGACAACCGTGCGCTCGACGAGGCGATCGACCGCGTCATCGCCGGTCCGCAGCGCCGCACCCGCGTGATGAAGGACAAGGAGAAGCTCATCACGGCGTACCACGAGGGCGGCCATGCCCTCGCCGCCGCCGCGATGAACCACACCGACCCCGTCACGAAGATCACCATCCTCCCTCGCGGCAAGGCCCTCGGCTACACGATGGTGCTGCCGCTCGACGACAAGTACTCCGTCACCCGCAACGAGCTGCAGGATCAGCTGACGTACGCCATGGGCGGTCGCGTCGCCGAGGAGATCGTCTTCCACGACCCGACCACGGGCGCATCCAACGACATCGAGAAGGCGACCTCGATCGCCCGCAAGATGGTCATCGAGTACGGCATGACCACCGAGGTCGGTCCGGTCAAGCTCGGCTCGGAGGGCGGCGACATGTTCGTCGCGCGCGACATGGGCCGCGGACGCGAGTACTCCGAGAAGGTCGCCGAGCGCGTCGACGCCGAAGTGCGCGCCCTCATCGAGCAGGCGCACAACGAGGCCTATCAGGTCATCAGCGAGAACCGTGAGATCCTCGATCGCCTCGCTCTCGCGCTGCTGGAGGAGGAGACGCTCGACCACAACCGCATCGCGGAGATCTTCCAGGACGTGAAGAAGCTCCCGGAGCGTCCGCTCTGGCTCTCCAGCGAGGACCGTCCGGTCTCCGACCTGCCGCCGATCGAGGTGCCCAAGCGCGACGTGTCGCTCGCCGCGTCGGTCGAAGCACCTGCCGCCACGCCTCGTACGCAGTCGGGCGCGGCCGGCGCCGGCCACGCGCGCCCCGCGACGGCCTGACCATGGCCGTCGACCGGGAACGGGTCGCACGGCTGACCCGCGAACTGCTCGAAGCGATCGGCGAGGAACCCGAGCGCCCTGGGCTGCGCCAGACCCCCGCCCGCATGGCCGACCTGTACTCCGAGTTCTTCTCGGGCGTGGGAGAGGACCCCGGCGCACCCCTGGCGCACACGATCAGCGTGACCCGTGGTCCCGCCCCGGACACGCTGCCCTCGGGGGCCGTGCTCCTGCGCGACATCCGGTTCCGTTCCGTGTGCGAGCATCATCTGCTGCCTTTCGCGGGCCGCGCGCACATCGCCTACCTCCCCGGTGAGCAGGTGGTCGGTCTCGGAGCGCTCGTGCGGGTCGTCGAGATCCTCGCCGCACGGCCGCAGGTGCAGGAGCGGCTCGGCGAGCAGATCGCCGACGCCATCGCGGAGCACCTCGACACGAGGGGAGTGCTCGTCGTGCTCGATGCGACGCACGGATGCGTGACGATGCGCGGAGGACGACAGCCGGAAGCCTCCATGCTGACGATCGCGGCGCGCGGTGCCTACACGGATGCCGTGAGCCGCACCGAGCTCATCGCGCTCATCAGTACCGGCGGCGGATCGAGCGCCGATCCGGGGGTGGCCGCGTGGCCCGGTGACGGCGCGGGGACGGCCGCTCCGTGACCGCGATCTGGGGCATCGTCAACGTCACGCCCGACTCGTTCAGCGACGGCGGCCGCTTCCTGGCCGCGGACGACGCCGTCGCGCACGGGCTCCGGCTGCGCGCAGAGGGGGCGTCTGTGCTCGACATCGGCGGCGAGTCGACACGACCCGGTGCCGAGCGCGTGAGCCCCGAGGTCGAGCAGGCTCGCGTGATCCCCGTGATCGAACAGCTCGCCGAAGCCGGAGTGCCGGTGAGCATCGACACCCTCAACGCGTCGACCGCGGCCGCTGCCGTGCGGGCGGGAGCGCGCATCGTCAACGACGTGTCCGGCGGGCTCGCCGACCCCGAGATGCGGGCGGCCGTCGCCGAGTCCGGCGCCGACTACGTGATCGGGCACTGGCGCGGATTCTCCTCCGACATGTACGCGCGCGCCGAGTACCGCCGTGTCGCGCGAGAGGTCGCGGGGGAGCTTCAGGAGCGGATCGGTGAGGCCGCGGCATCCGGCATCGCCCCGTCGCGTCTCATTGTCGACCCCGGGATCGGCTTCGCCAAGGCAGGGGCGCAGAACTGGGACGTGCTGCGGGGTCTCGACGAGATCGTCGCACTCGGGCCGCGCGTGCTCGTCGGCACGTCGCGCAAGCGGTTCCTCGCCGAGACGCTGCAGCGCACGGCCGGCGGCGAGACCGCCGACCTCGCCGGGGTGTCGACGGAGCGGCGCGATCTCGCGACCGCTGTGACCAGTGCCCTCGCCGCGCGGGCCGGCGCATGGGCGGTGCGCGTGCACGACGTGGCGGCGACGCGCGATGCGCTCGCGGTGGTGCACGCCTGGGACGGTGCCTGAGGCGAGGCCGTCCCCCTGTCACCATGGCCGGAACGTACCCTGGGATCATGCACCTCGACGAGATCCGCCTCACCGGGCTCACCGTGTTCGGCCGCCACGGCGTCTACGATCACGAACGCGGGAACGGGCAGGAGTTCACCATCGACGTGACCCTGCGGATGCCGCTGCATCCGGCAGCCTCGTCCGACGACGTCGCCGACACCGTGCACTATGGAGAGCTCGCCGAGCGGATCGCCGAGATCGTCTCCGGCGACCCGGTCAACCTCATCGAGACCCTCGCCGAGCGCGTCGCCGACGCCGCGCTCGCCGACTCCCGCGTCCGCGAGGCGAGCGTCACGGTGCACAAGCCGCACGCCCCGATCCCGCTCACGTTCGCCGACGTCTCGGTGACCGTTCACCGCACGCGACAGGAGGTGCCGTTGTGAGCCGCAACCTGACCATCCCGCCGGACATCCCGCCCTCGACGACAGGACGAGAGGATGCCGTCGCCGTCGTCGCACTCGGTGCGAACCTCGGCGATCGCGAAGACACGATCCGCCGTGCCGCCGAGCGCATCGCGCGGCTGCCCCTCGTGAGCGACGTGCGGTTGTCACGCTTGATCGAGAGCGTCGCGATCAAGCTCGACGGGCCCGACCCCGACGCTCCCGTCTATGTGAACGCCGTGGCGCTCGTCACCACGCGCCTCGCGCCGGAGATCCTCCTCGGCATGCTCCACGCGATCGAGGCGGAGAACGGCCGCGAGCGACTGGAGAGGTGGGGCGACCGCACGCTCGACCTCGACCTCATCGCGTACGACGACGAAACCTCCGACGAGCCCCACCTGCAGCTGCCGCATCCGCGGGCGTCCGAGCGGCTGTTCGTCTTGGAGCCCTGGCTGGAGCTCGACCCCGACGCCGTGCTGCCAGGGCGGGGCAGGGTGGCCGACCTCGTCGCGCGGCTGCGCGCTGGGGGAGAGTGATGCGGCGCACATCTGCCGGACTCCTCGTCGTGCTGGCGCTGCTCGCGGGCGGCGCCGGCTTCCTCCTCGACCACGTGCGCACCGCCATGGGGCGGGCGACCTTCACCCCGTCGCTGTTCCTCCCGGTGCTCCTGGTCATCATCGGTGTGGCCTCGCTCGTGCTCGCCTGGCCGGTGCGGCGCAGCGTGCGCACCGGCATCCGCATCGACCCCTTCCGGGCGCTTCGCGCTGTCACGCTCGCGCGCGCGTCGAGCCTCCTCGGAGCCATCATGGCGGGCTTCGGCGCGGGTCTGCTGGCCTACCTGCTGTCGCGGCCGATCGATCCGCGGGTAGGGTCGACAGTGGCCTTGATCGCACTGATCGGCGGCGCGGTCGTGCTCGTGATCGCCGCGCTCGTGGCCGAACAGCTCTGCACCATCCCGAAGGATCCCGATGACTCAGAACCCCGAGACCCCTCCGCTGAACCAGGACCCTCGGAGTACGACGCAGGGCACTGACCCCGGCGTTCTGGACCGCGGCACCTACACCGCACTGCGCACGCCCCGCAGCGCCGCACGGCTCGAGCTCGACGGCGTGTGGCACCAGATCTCTCCGCGGTACGTCGTGTCGCAGATCGTGCAGAACCTCATCGTGATCGCGCTGGTCGTGATCGCCGCCCTCGTGCTGACGTTCGTGCTCGAGCAGCAGTGGGCGCTCATCCCGGCCGGCGTCGTCGTGCTCCTCACCCTCGCGACCCTCGTGGTCTTGCCGCGACAGGCGCGCGCGATCGGATACATGCTGCGCGACGACGACATCGTCTTCCGCAAGGGGATCCTGTGGCAGCGGATCATCGCGGTGCCGTACGGACGCATGCAGCTCGTCGACATCACGCAGGGCCCGCTCGACCGTGCCTTCTCGGTGTCGCAGCTCAAGCTGGTCACGGCTGCCGCGACCACGGGAGTGCAGATCCCCGGCCTCACCCCCGACGCCGCCGAGGCCCTGCGCGACACGCTCATCGAGGTCGCCGAGACCCGCCGGACCGGACTGTGAGCGAGCAGCCGCCCATCGCGTCCGCCCAGGCTCCTGCCGGTCAGCCGACGCTCGCCGACGGCGAGTGGCACCGGATGCACCCGCTGACGCCGCTCTTCAAGGGCGGCCTCGCCCTCATCGTCGTCGGCGGTCTGGTCTTCGCGAACCTGCGCGACCGCCTCATCGCCTGGGTGGTCGACCTCTTCGAGCCCGATGCGCACGACGACTACAACGGCGGAGATGCGGTCGACTGGGTCGTCGCGAACAACCTCGCGCTGGTCGTGCTGCTCGGCGTGCTCGCGCTCGTCGTGGTCCTCGTCGGCATCTTCTGGGTGGTCTGGCGCTTTCAGCAGTTCCGCATCACCGGCGATCACGTCGAGGTGCGCAAGGGCATCGTGTTCCGTTCGCACCGCCGAGCGCCTCTCGACCGGGTGCAGGGCGTCAACCTCACGCGTCCTTTCCCGGCGCGGCTCATCGGGCTGGCCAAGCTCGAAGTGGTCGGCGCGGGCAACGATGCGAACGTCGAGCTCGAGTACCTCGCCACGGCACGCGCGGAGTCGGTGCGCGCCGACATCCTGCGCCTGGCGTCCGGGGCGCGCGCGGCTCGCCAGGCGGCCGCATCCGGGACTCCGATGCCCGCCGGTGCGCCAGGATCGGTTCGCGCCCAGCTCTCGGGCGTCGTGGGCGACGGGGTCAACGGACTCATCGCGGGCGTCGACCTGGCCGATGTCGCGCCCGAGAGCGTGGTGAAGATCCCCGCGGGGCGGCTTATCGGCTCGCAGCTGATCTCGAGCGTGCTGTGGCTGGGCTTCTTCGGCGTGATCTTCCTCCTGGCGATGGGCGGCGTGCTCTTCGGAGCGATCGTCGACGATGCGCCGGTCGACGGCATCGTCGGACTCGGCGTGGGACTGGGCGTCGGCATCCCCCTCATCATCACGACCGTCGGAATCACGTGGGCGCGGATCTCCACGTCGCTGCGATACGCGATCGCGCCGACACCCGATGGCGTGCGCATCACGTACGGCCTGCTCACGACGGTCACCGAGACCCTTCCGCCTGGCCGCATCTTCGCCGTCGAAGTGTCGCAGTCGCTGCTGTGGCGCCCGTTCGGCTGGTGGACGATCAAGATCAACCGCATGAGCGGCAAGAGCGCGTCGCAGCAGCAGTCCGGCAACGCGCAGCAGTTCAACGTGGTGCTGCCGGTGGGGAAGCGGGCCGACGTCGAGCGCGTTCTCGCCCTGATCCTCCCCGACGCCCCTGCGTCGGACATCCCTCTGGTGTGGGAGCACGGGATCCTCGGGCCCGCAGCCGACGACCCCTATCGCACGATGCCCGCACGCGCGTGGTGGCGTCGGCCGCTGTCGTGGAAGCGGCACGGTTACGCCGTCACGGATTTCGGCGTGCTGCTGCGTCGCGGAACGGTATGGCGCAAGCTCGCCGTCTTCCCTCTGGCGCGGATGCAGGGCGTCTCGCTCGCGCAGGGACCGATCGACCGCGCGCAGCGCGTGTCGGGCGCCCAGGTGCACTCGGTGCAAGGTCCGATCACCGGCGTGCTCTCCGGCCTCGAACGTGCCGATGCGCTGCACCTTCTCGACGAGGTCAGCCGGGCGGCGGTGCGCGCAGCCGCACTCGACCAGTCCCACCGCTGGGGGGAGCACGCGACACCCGCCCC
This Microbacterium sp. XT11 DNA region includes the following protein-coding sequences:
- a CDS encoding TMEM175 family protein — its product is MADRTSTQSYKTERFKAFVDAVVAIAMTLLILPLMESVGEAASARIDTLEFLQEHAGQLFSFALSFLLIANFWMGHHRQYDEVTAMTRALLWWNIAWLATIVWLPVPTAMVGQMDTDPLQQVLYIGTLILTQVTSLAARVHLLRHPELTTAAPARIRHGAAADISAIVLFAVALAIAVAVGPQGYLALLVLVFTGALSTLIDRLLTRLAPRQGEDTTGGRPE
- a CDS encoding DUF937 domain-containing protein, with the translated sequence MALDDILSQVPIDDIAEKLGVSRDVAKAAVEQGGAVLLGGLAKNASTAEGSSAIENALRKHEGTTGASRVDDVDQEDGGKIVSHILGADQKHVTEKLTTSKETAGIDFGKLLPILAPIIMGLIANANKNKKESADSSGGGIGDIIGGLLGGGNGGGSSSGGGLGDILGGLLGGGNGGSGGGIGDILGGLLGGKR
- the hpt gene encoding hypoxanthine phosphoribosyltransferase, which codes for MRAADIQDDLAQILVTEEEIRAKLDELAAQVAADYEGKDLLLVGVLKGAIMVMADFARALPFHAPMDWMAVSSYGASTKSSGVVQIRKDLDTDLHGKHVLIVEDIIDSGLTLSWLLENFESRGAESIEVLALLRKPEAAKVEIDCKYVGFDIPTEFVVGYGLDYAERYRNLRDVAVLAPHVYS
- the ftsH gene encoding ATP-dependent zinc metalloprotease FtsH, which translates into the protein MDVKKLTRNPLIYVALIGLLLFGGFLLISTLGAPKQITTQEGLKLLAGQTVTEVVNTDGDQRVDMTLSKPYEGAEAVQFYYVEARAADVVKAIDEANPKEGFNDAVPRATWFDGFLSLLLPMLLLGLLFWWLLSSMQGGGGKVMQFGKSKAKLVNKETPTVTFADVAGADEAIEELHEIKEFLQDPAKFQAIGARIPKGVLLYGPPGTGKTLLARAVAGEAGAPFYSISGSDFVEMFVGVGASRVRDLFNQAKENAPAIIFIDEIDAVGRHRGAGLGGGNDEREQTLNQMLVEMDGFDPNANVIVIAATNRPDILDPALLRPGRFDRQIGVDAPDLKGRQRILEVHAKGKPLSKSVDLEVVARKTPGFTGADLANVLNEAALLTARSNAQLIDNRALDEAIDRVIAGPQRRTRVMKDKEKLITAYHEGGHALAAAAMNHTDPVTKITILPRGKALGYTMVLPLDDKYSVTRNELQDQLTYAMGGRVAEEIVFHDPTTGASNDIEKATSIARKMVIEYGMTTEVGPVKLGSEGGDMFVARDMGRGREYSEKVAERVDAEVRALIEQAHNEAYQVISENREILDRLALALLEEETLDHNRIAEIFQDVKKLPERPLWLSSEDRPVSDLPPIEVPKRDVSLAASVEAPAATPRTQSGAAGAGHARPATA
- the folP gene encoding dihydropteroate synthase, translating into MTAIWGIVNVTPDSFSDGGRFLAADDAVAHGLRLRAEGASVLDIGGESTRPGAERVSPEVEQARVIPVIEQLAEAGVPVSIDTLNASTAAAAVRAGARIVNDVSGGLADPEMRAAVAESGADYVIGHWRGFSSDMYARAEYRRVAREVAGELQERIGEAAASGIAPSRLIVDPGIGFAKAGAQNWDVLRGLDEIVALGPRVLVGTSRKRFLAETLQRTAGGETADLAGVSTERRDLATAVTSALAARAGAWAVRVHDVAATRDALAVVHAWDGA
- a CDS encoding M23 family metallopeptidase, with translation MNDKLSLADAAAAASAECGCAPSAAESRAFWKNGSLSRRGALGLGALSVVALSAFGVTSSVSAAYAANYPSWDDVQRAMASESAKAAEVTRIQGLIDGLTQRVAETQAAAEVATNEFYEAQQAFFDAAMKADQLQAQADAQAALADESTRKAAQVAAQLYRNGGDDTALELFFTGSADNADELLSRLGSMDKLFEYNQSVYDKAVKARDSAQSLSDQAVVARNERDRLQQIAEQKMVEAQAAADAAQAALDEQTANLATMQAQLAALKDATATTVAGYQEGVRVAEEERRRREAAEAAANAGGNSGGGGTPGTGGGVRPHGGHRSSGYGARPAPCRGCSTFHYGVDLANGCGAAIYAAHSGTIDYAARNGGYGNYIRIQHGGGVGTGYGHIRDGGFAVRRGQWVEAGQVIAYAGNTGNSAGCHLHFEVYINGRTVNPIEFMAQHGVSV
- the tilS gene encoding tRNA lysidine(34) synthetase TilS, whose protein sequence is MPSLSPAVAEVRLAVRTALADLPEGSTVVVALSGGPDSLALAAATAFEAPKLRLRAASLTVDHGLQDGSDAVAQRAAKTAAGLGLDALVVRVDVGTDGGPEAAARDARYSVLRDAASDVHAAAVLLGHTLDDQAETVLLGLARGSGAASLQGMAPARRDDDDGLRWVRPLLGVRRATTRAFCEASGLEVWDDPHNVEPRFARVRVRERVLPVLEAELGPGIAEALARTAEQLREDAEAFDEMIHETIEDIVEHAEAGISVSAAALAANPAALRNRIIRLVVDSEFGVSLTRAQTVEVARLVTDWSGQGPIDLPGCSASRIGGRIVFTASAR
- the folB gene encoding dihydroneopterin aldolase encodes the protein MHLDEIRLTGLTVFGRHGVYDHERGNGQEFTIDVTLRMPLHPAASSDDVADTVHYGELAERIAEIVSGDPVNLIETLAERVADAALADSRVREASVTVHKPHAPIPLTFADVSVTVHRTRQEVPL
- the ppa gene encoding inorganic diphosphatase — protein: MGAHDAVIEIPRGSRVKYEVDHETGRVHLDRVLYTTFGYPADYGYFDNTLGEDGDPLDVLVLLDHPIYPGVVVNVRPVAVLRMSDEAGGDDKLVAVLSKDPRWAHIHDIDDIPEHTKSEIAHFFEHYKDLEPNKWVKVDEWAGAAEAQRILDEAIARFAEQGH
- the folE gene encoding GTP cyclohydrolase I, which encodes MAVDRERVARLTRELLEAIGEEPERPGLRQTPARMADLYSEFFSGVGEDPGAPLAHTISVTRGPAPDTLPSGAVLLRDIRFRSVCEHHLLPFAGRAHIAYLPGEQVVGLGALVRVVEILAARPQVQERLGEQIADAIAEHLDTRGVLVVLDATHGCVTMRGGRQPEASMLTIAARGAYTDAVSRTELIALISTGGGSSADPGVAAWPGDGAGTAAP